One window of Paludibacter propionicigenes WB4 genomic DNA carries:
- a CDS encoding TonB-dependent receptor plug domain-containing protein produces the protein MKLRSIILLFTLLAFGAILKAQDSIDNPVKKLFYDQISLFPQEKIYVQTDKSEYLTGETIWFRAHLVDAVFLKQANASRYVYVELVNPMNHLVQRVKLRPDSTGCFYGNIETEQELGEGNYLLRAYTRVMQNIGEDYFFTKAIYIANPISERVSANIKYHASGSSINAEIQFFSKFDNKEIRPDRCVVSLAENNTAKEREVSFKEKIGLYYFSEKEIAKERTFQLKAEFNGKIYKKYYKIPYLNKTFDVSFFPEGGYAPIGTTMTMAFKSINSNGLSEDVKGQIFDDQGQLCREFETTHLGMGSFNMYYAPGKKYYAVCTNKENVSKKFNLPEPSDSVVSLKTSWVHDKLYVNVLKTPNYKLQSQSQLIAHIRGVPVYAELWDSTKNYIVFDKDFFPAGIVHFLLVDSNRNILSERLVFSAQKSTFTKTVTQQDKDKYKLRDKINLSIKITDDNNEPLSGNVSIAVVDSKKTNLDTTSSIVSTLLLSSELKGYIENPMSYLQINNKASELALDVLMMTQGWRRYDIPNLLKGNPVKDMKYPLELSEEVSGKAEGVFSTLKEGNLSLLALKDSVLGVSFTKPDKAGKFIFKNLEYPEGTKYIIQANTKTGSRKVFLEMDTLNQNPSFKNLPRIEKSESVAEEDSLLKRVSNAAIAYDGLKNYDLAEVTVTAKRKLPSITESPYYSVMSSSVITTKEIDEWHLLTVYDLLRRIPGVTVSGSEVMFRGNTPMLLLDNVPTEGFDYNMLSVSDIQDAFVTPGTTMGAIFGSRGANGAIVINTKRGFVQKNTISSNIKYVKAIGYQQPTTFYSPAYEREEDRKSKKPDYRTTIYWNPNVQIGLNGIANLSFFAADNPSDYIVIYEGVSKYGHLIHSSDKLITVSEDKY, from the coding sequence ATGAAACTTCGATCAATTATATTGCTATTCACATTGCTTGCTTTTGGGGCAATCCTTAAAGCGCAAGATTCTATAGATAATCCTGTAAAAAAACTTTTTTACGATCAGATATCTCTTTTTCCTCAAGAAAAAATTTATGTTCAAACAGACAAAAGCGAGTATCTTACAGGTGAAACCATCTGGTTTCGAGCACACTTGGTAGATGCTGTTTTTCTTAAACAAGCTAACGCCAGTCGTTATGTGTATGTAGAACTTGTAAATCCCATGAATCATTTGGTTCAAAGGGTAAAGTTACGACCCGATAGCACAGGATGCTTTTATGGTAATATTGAAACAGAGCAAGAGCTGGGTGAAGGAAACTATTTGTTGAGAGCTTACACCCGAGTTATGCAAAATATTGGAGAAGATTATTTCTTTACCAAAGCAATTTACATCGCTAATCCAATATCCGAAAGAGTGTCGGCCAATATAAAATATCATGCTTCAGGAAGCTCTATCAATGCTGAAATACAATTTTTTTCAAAATTTGATAATAAAGAAATTAGGCCAGATCGTTGTGTGGTTTCTTTGGCTGAAAACAACACCGCTAAAGAAAGAGAAGTTAGTTTTAAGGAGAAAATCGGACTTTATTATTTTAGCGAAAAAGAAATAGCCAAAGAACGAACTTTTCAATTGAAAGCAGAATTTAATGGAAAAATATACAAGAAATACTATAAAATACCCTATTTGAACAAGACATTTGATGTCTCGTTTTTCCCTGAAGGCGGATACGCTCCTATAGGTACAACTATGACGATGGCTTTTAAGTCCATCAATTCAAATGGTTTGTCTGAGGATGTCAAAGGTCAGATTTTTGATGATCAAGGACAATTGTGTAGAGAGTTTGAGACTACTCACTTAGGAATGGGCAGTTTTAATATGTATTATGCACCCGGCAAAAAATATTATGCAGTTTGTACCAATAAAGAAAATGTCTCTAAGAAATTTAATTTACCGGAACCTTCTGATAGTGTTGTTTCTTTGAAAACTTCATGGGTTCACGATAAATTATATGTTAATGTACTAAAGACTCCTAACTATAAATTACAATCGCAAAGTCAATTAATAGCTCATATCCGTGGAGTACCTGTTTATGCAGAACTTTGGGATTCAACTAAAAATTATATTGTATTTGATAAAGATTTTTTTCCAGCCGGCATCGTACATTTTCTGCTTGTCGATTCTAACCGTAACATATTAAGTGAACGACTTGTATTCTCTGCTCAAAAGAGCACATTTACTAAAACGGTTACTCAGCAAGATAAAGATAAATACAAGTTACGAGATAAAATAAATTTGTCTATAAAGATTACTGATGACAATAATGAACCTTTATCAGGAAATGTATCTATAGCCGTAGTTGATTCCAAAAAAACAAACCTAGATACAACCTCCTCAATTGTATCGACCTTACTACTTTCATCCGAACTTAAAGGTTATATTGAGAATCCGATGAGCTATTTGCAAATAAACAACAAAGCTTCAGAACTAGCGCTGGATGTCTTAATGATGACGCAAGGTTGGCGTAGATATGATATTCCCAATCTTTTGAAAGGAAATCCGGTAAAAGATATGAAATACCCTCTTGAACTAAGCGAAGAAGTTTCAGGTAAAGCTGAGGGCGTTTTTTCGACACTAAAAGAAGGTAATTTAAGTTTGCTGGCATTAAAAGACTCTGTTTTGGGAGTGTCTTTTACAAAACCGGACAAAGCTGGGAAATTCATATTTAAAAATCTGGAGTATCCGGAAGGAACAAAATATATAATACAAGCAAATACAAAAACAGGTTCCAGAAAGGTATTTCTTGAAATGGATACTTTAAATCAAAACCCATCTTTCAAAAATTTGCCCAGAATAGAAAAATCGGAATCTGTCGCAGAGGAAGATTCACTGCTCAAAAGAGTGAGTAATGCAGCGATTGCATATGATGGGTTAAAAAATTATGATTTAGCTGAAGTCACTGTTACTGCTAAGCGAAAGCTGCCTTCTATTACAGAGTCTCCATATTATTCAGTTATGTCGTCTTCAGTCATAACCACTAAAGAAATTGATGAGTGGCATCTACTAACGGTATATGATTTACTTAGAAGAATTCCCGGTGTTACGGTTTCGGGCAGCGAAGTCATGTTTAGAGGAAATACACCGATGTTGCTTTTGGATAATGTTCCAACCGAAGGATTCGATTATAATATGTTATCAGTGTCAGACATTCAGGATGCTTTTGTGACACCAGGTACAACAATGGGTGCTATTTTTGGTTCGCGTGGAGCAAATGGAGCAATCGTGATTAACACTAAAAGAGGATTTGTACAAAAGAATACGATAAGTTCTAATATTAAATATGTAAAGGCTATCGGTTATCAGCAGCCGACAACATTTTATTCTCCAGCCTATGAAAGGGAGGAAGATAGAAAATCCAAAAAGCCTGATTATAGAACGACTATTTATTGGAACCCGAATGTACAGATTGGACTAAATGGGATTGCCAATCTCAGTTTTTTTGCTGCAGATAACCCGTCAGATTATATAGTTATATACGAGGGTGTAAGTAAATATGGACACTTAATTCATTCTTCAGATAAATTAATAACTGTATCAGAGGACAAATATTAG
- a CDS encoding BT_3044 domain-containing protein produces the protein MMKNKILLPLALLSILFVGCDQESPLSKDLYPQSVYIVGAADKIVDRDLNIADAPYDTVSISVAVSGSRPSANDVTVTVGEMDTAITIYNTKNLSGTATQYRKIASSVYTYPSKSVTIKAGQVYNTFPIYIKPASFQCDSMYMIALRLTSTTAYSLVKTDTVALVKLNMVNKYSGLYYMNGVIRNTTNSKDTVIYNMARNLQATDDGKTVRMYHFANEFTQGDINDYRPTNCFKITVNSDNTLTLKTWDKFAIITGGGTYYPDLKLYSIWYTFTDDKGVVRKTVGYLYKATKTTAEQKVITDWIEDHPLAK, from the coding sequence ATGATGAAAAATAAAATATTATTACCTTTAGCACTTTTGTCGATCTTGTTTGTAGGATGCGATCAAGAATCTCCTCTGAGCAAAGATTTGTATCCTCAAAGTGTCTATATTGTAGGTGCAGCAGACAAAATTGTTGATAGAGACTTGAACATTGCAGATGCGCCTTATGATACTGTTTCCATTTCTGTGGCAGTGAGTGGTTCACGTCCTAGCGCTAATGATGTAACGGTTACAGTAGGAGAAATGGATACTGCTATTACTATTTATAATACAAAGAATCTATCTGGTACAGCTACTCAGTATAGAAAAATTGCGTCTAGCGTTTATACGTATCCTTCTAAAAGTGTGACTATCAAGGCTGGACAAGTGTATAATACATTTCCAATTTACATTAAACCCGCTAGTTTTCAGTGCGATTCAATGTATATGATAGCTTTGAGATTAACTTCAACTACTGCTTATTCGCTGGTTAAGACAGATACTGTAGCATTGGTAAAGTTAAATATGGTAAATAAGTATTCTGGATTGTACTACATGAATGGTGTAATTAGAAATACGACTAATTCTAAGGATACTGTAATCTATAATATGGCGAGAAACTTGCAAGCTACTGACGACGGTAAAACTGTTCGTATGTACCATTTTGCCAACGAATTTACTCAAGGTGATATTAATGATTATCGCCCTACGAACTGCTTTAAGATTACTGTTAATTCTGATAATACGTTGACCCTTAAAACCTGGGATAAATTTGCAATAATTACAGGAGGTGGGACATATTATCCTGATTTGAAGTTATACTCCATTTGGTACACATTTACCGACGACAAAGGGGTTGTCCGTAAAACTGTAGGTTATTTATACAAAGCAACAAAAACGACTGCTGAACAAAAAGTTATAACTGATTGGATTGAAGATCATCCTCTAGCTAAATAA
- the recQ gene encoding DNA helicase RecQ encodes MAKLSALTTQLKKNFGFDNFKGNQEAIIQNVLDGKDTFVLMPTGGGKSLCYQLPSLLMEGTAIVISPLIALMKNQVDAMRNFSEEDGIAHFINSSLTKQAIDQVKNDILSGKTKLLYVAPESLTKEENIEFLKQLKISFYAVDEAHCISEWGHDFRPEYRRIRPIINDIGAAPLIALTATATPKVQHDIQKNLGMLNATVFKSSFNRANLYYEVRPKTNNVDKDIIKYIRSQAGKSGIIYCLSRKKVEELSETLRMNGISVLPYHAGMDSAVRSQNQDSFLMEKAEVIVATIAFGMGIDKPDVRYVLHYDMPKSLEGYYQETGRGGRDGGEGQCIAFYAYKDLDKLRKFMQGKPVAEQEIGNQLLLETQAYAESSVCRRKLLLHYFGEEYMEENCGCCDNCMKPRKFIEGQELLSLVLETILLVKEKFKAEHIVDILKGNETSDVKSYQHNDLDNFSSASDEDERLLHAVIRQAMIAGFISKDIENYGLLKLTASGKAYLKKPQPFPIVKDNEFDDEEEETNVGGKNSGGTCAADDVLFSILKDLRKKLSKKLEVPPFVIFQDPSLEAMATSYPITMDELQNIPGVGAGKAKRYGEEFLKVIKEHVKENEIIRPEDLRVRTVANKSKLKVSIIQAIDRKIALDDIALSKGLEISELLDEIEAIVYSGTKINIDYFLNEVMDPDHIDEIFDYFSSAETDKIDAALDDLGEDDYSETEVRLVRIKFLSEIGN; translated from the coding sequence ATGGCCAAATTATCTGCATTAACTACGCAGTTGAAAAAGAACTTCGGGTTCGATAATTTTAAAGGAAATCAGGAGGCAATTATTCAAAATGTACTTGATGGTAAGGACACCTTTGTATTAATGCCAACCGGTGGAGGGAAGTCATTGTGTTATCAACTTCCGTCGTTATTGATGGAAGGAACTGCTATTGTTATTTCTCCGCTTATTGCCTTGATGAAGAATCAGGTGGATGCAATGCGAAATTTCAGTGAAGAAGATGGTATTGCGCACTTTATCAATTCATCGTTGACAAAACAAGCTATTGATCAGGTAAAAAATGATATTTTATCGGGCAAGACCAAATTATTGTATGTAGCTCCTGAATCGCTCACGAAAGAAGAAAATATTGAGTTTCTAAAACAACTTAAAATCTCTTTCTATGCTGTAGACGAAGCTCACTGTATCTCTGAATGGGGACACGATTTCCGTCCTGAATACAGACGCATTCGTCCGATAATAAATGACATTGGTGCTGCACCGCTTATTGCCCTTACGGCAACAGCAACTCCGAAAGTGCAACACGATATTCAGAAGAATCTGGGTATGCTTAACGCTACGGTTTTCAAATCGTCGTTCAATCGTGCCAATTTATATTACGAGGTTCGTCCGAAGACGAACAATGTGGATAAAGATATTATCAAATATATTCGTTCACAAGCCGGTAAGTCGGGCATAATTTACTGCCTGAGCCGTAAGAAAGTGGAAGAATTATCAGAAACACTCCGCATGAATGGGATTTCTGTGCTTCCTTATCATGCCGGAATGGACTCTGCCGTAAGAAGCCAGAATCAGGACAGTTTCCTGATGGAGAAGGCAGAAGTAATTGTAGCCACAATTGCTTTTGGAATGGGTATTGATAAACCCGATGTACGCTATGTGTTGCATTACGATATGCCTAAAAGCCTGGAAGGTTACTATCAGGAAACGGGACGTGGCGGTCGTGATGGGGGCGAAGGCCAATGCATAGCATTTTATGCTTATAAAGATTTAGACAAACTACGCAAATTTATGCAAGGTAAGCCCGTTGCCGAGCAAGAAATTGGCAATCAATTATTATTGGAAACACAAGCCTATGCTGAATCCTCCGTTTGTCGACGGAAATTGTTGCTTCACTATTTTGGAGAAGAATATATGGAGGAAAACTGCGGATGCTGTGATAACTGTATGAAACCACGGAAATTTATTGAAGGACAAGAATTATTGTCGCTCGTATTGGAAACTATTTTATTAGTAAAAGAAAAATTCAAAGCAGAACATATTGTTGATATTTTGAAAGGAAATGAAACATCCGATGTAAAATCTTATCAACACAATGACCTAGATAATTTTAGTTCGGCATCGGATGAAGATGAGCGATTGTTGCATGCAGTCATTCGTCAGGCTATGATTGCCGGATTTATATCGAAGGATATTGAAAATTACGGACTCCTGAAGCTCACCGCCAGTGGTAAAGCCTATTTGAAAAAACCTCAGCCATTCCCGATTGTTAAGGATAACGAGTTTGATGATGAGGAAGAAGAAACCAATGTAGGCGGGAAAAACAGTGGTGGAACTTGTGCTGCCGATGACGTTCTGTTTTCTATTTTGAAAGATCTGAGAAAGAAACTTTCGAAGAAACTGGAAGTTCCTCCGTTTGTGATTTTTCAGGATCCTTCACTTGAAGCGATGGCAACCAGCTATCCTATTACCATGGACGAATTGCAAAACATTCCGGGTGTAGGTGCAGGTAAGGCTAAGCGTTATGGAGAGGAATTTCTGAAAGTGATAAAAGAGCACGTAAAGGAAAACGAGATTATTCGTCCCGAGGATTTGCGCGTTCGTACAGTTGCCAATAAATCTAAATTGAAAGTGTCTATTATTCAGGCTATCGACCGTAAAATAGCCCTTGATGATATTGCACTTTCCAAAGGATTGGAAATTTCAGAATTACTAGACGAAATTGAAGCTATCGTATATTCCGGTACAAAAATCAACATCGATTATTTCCTGAATGAAGTTATGGATCCCGATCATATTGATGAAATTTTTGATTATTTCAGTTCGGCCGAAACAGATAAAATAGATGCTGCTTTGGATGACCTTGGAGAAGACGATTACAGCGAAACGGAAGTTCGTTTAGTTCGTATCAAGTTTCTTTCTGAAATTGGAAACTAA